A genomic region of Melanotaenia boesemani isolate fMelBoe1 chromosome 13, fMelBoe1.pri, whole genome shotgun sequence contains the following coding sequences:
- the LOC121651772 gene encoding immunoglobulin superfamily member 21-like, giving the protein MLNYPFLLYFGLILSCVVLCSAGYLTVSIEPLPPTVIGDTVTLKCNFQTDGNLREIVWFQVMEGGNAKQKIFTYDAMYNTSYTHMEDGHRREDLVYQSTVRLPEVKMDDDGLYECHVGIYDRSSRDKVILASSSITLTVIVPPKSISVEVANSPAPFSRYEAQNFTLVCTVKGAKPAPVVYFKRDGELIDVFPAVQSSSSVGYQNKGSGPDKTSARSPAGLWSSQVLTKADLDDTKLQKSQSLLEQEEKSTQLSQNGPDALQQEEEEESKLKPEPTTEVIPETVVSREFPRWVQSSDPLYYFQHWQQATGDGTMEVKAMLTWSLNPQLDNEALFSCEVKHPALSMPMQAEVTLAAPRGPKLTMTPSKAKVGDTVRITVQGFQLGPSATEVFPEPMFTWTRVGGSLLDGTEKHDGRELVLERVPAELNGSMFRCTAQNPLGSTDTHTRLIVFDNPRLKKEKEHYVAINAGARQHSILLKSILLLLRLTCELT; this is encoded by the exons ATGCTAAACTacccgtttttactgtattttggaTTAATCCTGTCCTGTGTTGTTCTGTGTTCGGCAGGTTATTTGACCGTCTCCATTGAGCCTCTTCCTCCTACAGTCATTGGAGACACAGTCACGCTCAAGTGCAACTTCCAAACAGATGGAAACCTCCGAGAGATTGTGTGGTTTCAG GTCATGGAAGGAGGCAACGCCAAGCAAAAAATTTTCACCTATGATGCCATGTACAACACCAGTTACACCCACATGGAAGACGGGCACAGACGAGAGGATCTGGTGTACCAGTCAACAGTCAG ACTTCCAGAGGTaaagatggatgatgatggccTGTATGAGTGCCACGTGGGCATCTATGACAGGAGTTCCAGAGACAAAGTGATTCTAGCATCCAGCAGCATCACGCTCACTGTCATCG TACCTCCCAAGTCTATCTCCGTGGAGGTGGCCAACAGCCCAGCTCCATTCAGCCGTTACGAAGCCCAGAACTTCACTCTGGTCTGCACTGTTAAAGGAGCAAAGCCAGCTCCTGTG GTGTACTTCAAACGGGATGGCGAGCTCATCGATGTGTTTCCAGCAGTCCAGTCTTCATCCTCAGTGGGATATCAAAACAAGGGCTCTGGTCCAGACAAGACCTCGGCAAGGAGTCCGGCAGGACTGTGGAGTTCCCAAGTTCTCACCAAGGCAGATCTTGATGACACCAAACTCCAAAAGTCCCAGTCCCTTCTGGAGCAAGAGGAGAAGTCTACCCAGCTCAGCCAAAATGGCCCAGATGCCCTCCaacaagaggaagaggaagagtcCAAGTTAAAgcctgaaccaaccacagaggTGATTCCTGAGACAGTCGTGAGCCGAGAGTTTCCTCGTTGGGTCCAAAGCAGTGACCCACTCTACTACTTCCAGCACTGGCAGCAGGCAACAGGTGATGGTACCATGGAGGTGAAAGCGATGCTGACCTGGAGCCTCAACCCCCAACTGGACAATGAGGCTCTGTTCAGCTGTGAGGTCAAGCACCCAGCTCTGTCCATGCCCATGCAGGCCGAGGTCACACTTG ctgctcccAGAGGACCAAAGTTAACCATGACGCCCAGTAAGGCCAAAGTGGGAGACACAGTGCGAATCACTGTCCAGGGCTTCCAGCTTGGACCTTCTGCA ACTGAGGTCTTCCCTGAGCCCATGTTCACCTGGACCAGGGTCGGTGGGAGTTTGCTGGATGGCACAGAGAAGCACGATGGGAGGGAGCTGGTGCTGGAGAGGGTTCCTGCTGAGCTCAATGGGTCCATGTTCCGCTGCACAGCACAGAACCCACTGGGctccacagacacacataccCGCCTCATTGTGTTTG ATAACCCAAGgctgaaaaaagagaaagagcatTATGTAG CCATCAACGCAGGTGCCCGGCAACACTCCATCCTGTTAAAGTccatcctgctgctgctgagactCACCTGCGAGCTGACATGA